In Nitrosophilus labii, the following proteins share a genomic window:
- the ruvA gene encoding Holliday junction branch migration protein RuvA, translating into MIVGLIGKVEKKEPTSVHLNVNGVIYEVFVSVNCSSEIEKQDIKLHISHIIREDSETLYGFLDINEKMMFERLIKINGVGPKVAMAICSTFKPDIFVKIVEEKNVSLLKKVPGIGPKSASRILIELGEFSLDGSTPQLTSAHQEAIMALESLGFKKDQIQKVLQECTACDTPSLVKEALKKIQKI; encoded by the coding sequence TTGATTGTCGGTCTTATAGGAAAAGTAGAAAAGAAAGAACCAACTTCGGTACATTTAAATGTAAATGGCGTTATTTACGAGGTTTTCGTTTCCGTAAACTGTAGTAGCGAGATAGAAAAGCAAGATATAAAACTTCATATTTCTCATATAATTAGGGAAGATAGCGAAACTCTTTACGGTTTTTTGGATATCAACGAAAAGATGATGTTTGAAAGACTCATAAAAATAAACGGTGTGGGGCCGAAAGTTGCTATGGCTATTTGTTCAACCTTTAAGCCCGATATATTTGTAAAGATAGTTGAGGAAAAGAATGTAAGTTTGTTGAAAAAAGTTCCTGGAATCGGTCCTAAAAGCGCATCAAGGATTTTGATTGAGCTTGGAGAGTTTAGTTTAGATGGCTCAACTCCTCAGTTGACATCCGCTCATCAAGAAGCTATTATGGCTTTGGAATCTTTGGGCTTCAAAAAAGATCAAATTCAAAAAGTTTTGCAAGAGTGCACAGCTTGCGATACGCCATCTTTGGTTAAAGAGGCGTTGAAAAAAATTCAAAAAATTTAA
- the murJ gene encoding murein biosynthesis integral membrane protein MurJ, with the protein MLKKIFTNSFGILISRILGFIRDLLTASILGANIYSDIFFVAFKFPNLFRRIFAEGAFIQSFLPSYIASKHKNRFAAAVFIRFFTIIFIFSILVTLFSPLFTKLIAFGFDEELINMASLYVAINFYYLDFIFIVTFLAALLQYKEHFATTAFSTALLNLSLISALIIFQKSEKENIVFAMSIAVLIGGALQVLIHLYISKKLNILKRLILSLKGLNKKKESVKEDLKKFYKNFVPAIFGNSTAQISAFLDTWLASFLVSGSISYLYYANRILQLPLALFAIATATALFPTVSKKLKDKKDKEAKEILKKSFWLLVFLLSLSTVGAIVLSDEIIWLLFERGSFTGEDTKNTAFVLAMYMIGLLPYGLNKLFSLWLYANHKQIIAAKIATYSLICNIVLSVILIFYLQAAGLALSTSIAGFVLLFLTIKEFGFKEFLSFLERKKILFLLFLIFLELFILHTFKNFLFLNQ; encoded by the coding sequence ATGCTAAAAAAGATTTTTACCAACAGTTTCGGAATACTTATATCTAGAATACTAGGTTTTATAAGAGATCTTTTGACCGCTTCAATACTTGGAGCAAACATTTATTCTGATATATTTTTCGTAGCTTTTAAATTCCCTAATCTTTTTAGGAGAATTTTTGCCGAAGGTGCGTTTATTCAAAGTTTTCTTCCCTCATATATAGCTTCAAAACATAAAAATAGATTTGCAGCTGCCGTTTTTATCAGATTTTTTACAATAATTTTCATCTTTTCCATTTTAGTTACACTTTTTTCTCCCCTTTTTACAAAATTGATAGCTTTCGGATTTGATGAAGAACTTATAAATATGGCTTCTTTATATGTGGCTATTAACTTTTACTACTTGGATTTTATCTTTATAGTTACTTTTTTAGCCGCTCTTTTACAATACAAAGAACATTTTGCGACTACCGCTTTTTCAACCGCACTGCTTAATCTATCTTTGATATCGGCGCTTATAATTTTTCAAAAAAGCGAAAAGGAAAATATCGTTTTTGCTATGAGTATAGCCGTTTTAATAGGCGGTGCTTTACAGGTTTTAATACATCTTTATATCTCTAAAAAACTAAATATACTAAAAAGATTGATACTCTCATTAAAAGGATTAAACAAAAAAAAAGAGAGTGTTAAAGAAGATCTTAAAAAATTTTACAAAAATTTCGTCCCTGCTATATTTGGCAACTCAACAGCTCAAATCTCTGCCTTTTTAGATACTTGGCTTGCCTCTTTTTTAGTAAGCGGATCGATCAGTTATCTCTATTATGCAAACAGAATCTTGCAACTTCCTTTAGCTCTTTTTGCCATAGCTACAGCAACCGCACTTTTTCCAACGGTTTCTAAAAAATTGAAAGATAAAAAAGATAAAGAAGCAAAAGAGATACTAAAGAAAAGTTTCTGGCTACTCGTTTTTTTACTCTCACTATCTACGGTAGGAGCTATAGTTCTAAGCGATGAAATAATCTGGCTTCTATTTGAAAGAGGTTCTTTTACGGGTGAAGATACTAAAAATACCGCATTCGTTTTAGCAATGTATATGATTGGTCTTCTTCCATACGGTCTAAATAAACTTTTTTCACTATGGCTTTATGCAAATCATAAGCAGATAATAGCTGCAAAAATCGCTACATACTCATTGATCTGTAATATTGTTTTGTCGGTTATTCTGATATTTTATCTGCAAGCTGCCGGTTTAGCTCTATCTACTAGTATAGCGGGTTTTGTCTTACTCTTTTTAACCATAAAGGAGTTTGGTTTTAAAGAGTTTTTATCTTTTTTAGAAAGAAAAAAAATTCTATTTTTGCTTTTTTTGATCTTTTTAGAGCTTTTTATTTTACATACTTTTAAAAATTTTTTGTTTTTAAATCAATAA
- a CDS encoding cytochrome c family protein, with protein sequence MFKKNIIKKSIIWILFCLINTNLIAANNDSRIKDELNSPQTETPLKQALGEKKYKQEINSGKYYFVGNTKCRLCHREFFIGRKKDKHDFAFKRLVETGHETNPKCLVCHTTGFGVPTGFKSIEETPRLANVQCEGCHGPGSLHIKIARKTKKGGGFLASPDDPKVLKKMCNACHNSRWNRSYHEKDLDKVYKLYKSPDPRKRKNRVTNENEKK encoded by the coding sequence ATGTTTAAAAAAAATATTATAAAAAAAAGTATAATTTGGATACTTTTTTGTTTAATAAATACAAACCTAATAGCCGCAAATAATGATAGCAGAATAAAAGATGAACTAAACTCTCCGCAAACTGAAACTCCACTAAAACAGGCTTTAGGAGAAAAAAAATATAAACAAGAAATAAACTCCGGTAAGTATTACTTTGTTGGAAATACAAAATGCAGACTTTGTCATAGAGAATTTTTTATAGGAAGAAAAAAGGATAAACACGATTTTGCTTTTAAAAGATTGGTAGAAACCGGACATGAAACCAATCCAAAATGCCTTGTTTGTCACACAACAGGTTTTGGCGTACCAACCGGATTTAAATCAATAGAAGAAACCCCTAGATTAGCAAATGTCCAATGTGAAGGGTGTCATGGACCAGGAAGTCTTCATATAAAAATCGCTAGAAAAACGAAAAAAGGCGGAGGTTTTTTAGCAAGTCCCGATGATCCAAAAGTTTTAAAAAAGATGTGTAACGCTTGCCATAACTCTAGATGGAACAGGTCGTACCATGAAAAAGATTTAGATAAAGTCTATAAACTATATAAAAGTCCAGATCCTAGAAAAAGAAAAAATAGAGTGACTAACGAAAATGAAAAAAAATAA
- a CDS encoding GGDEF domain-containing protein, with protein sequence MKKNKVLIKNNIVGLLILLVLSLSAISFYNYNIQKNLLLQQMQSDSKDIVNSIISAIQRFQEIKSTMNLQKLVSDMSLGLDIFEFRFLAPDGTIKNSMFKDEIGKVYNSSSFRKTMQGDMKIGKFFFETRDYVKVMAIYYPISMNNDLIGIIDLAVEVPQYTFFEKKISDLILSNRKIDLLNLLKAIEGSIKNSMTIFHKTDIEDFLINYIKNAKNILQITIVDYKGNVIVSSNKKMIGKKINEEKLKDKELIEFNGKPVYRMIVKDSIFGQHTHKKLLLLIDAAPYKENKKRLLNTALSTSLIALLIALFIARAIYTAAIKQSQEEKERLEKLVKERTKEIELLSKTDSLTGLWNRRYLEEMLELEFRRAKRYKHPVSILIVDLDHFKKINDTYGHLAGDEVLKESAKRILSTIRETDFVGRYGGEEIVVILPETKLDKAIKIAEKIKKAISKEPIKFNSKEIKVTASIGISQICPKHKDYFEAFSEADEALYRAKKNGRNRIEIYSSQPPYTFSI encoded by the coding sequence ATGAAAAAAAATAAAGTATTAATAAAAAATAATATTGTAGGATTACTTATACTTTTAGTTTTATCTCTTTCGGCAATCTCCTTTTATAATTATAATATTCAAAAAAATCTTTTACTACAGCAGATGCAAAGCGACTCTAAAGATATCGTAAACTCAATAATATCTGCTATTCAAAGATTTCAAGAAATCAAATCTACGATGAATCTGCAAAAACTAGTCAGCGATATGTCCTTGGGTTTAGATATTTTTGAGTTTAGATTTTTAGCACCCGACGGCACTATAAAAAACTCTATGTTTAAAGATGAAATCGGAAAAGTTTACAACTCTTCAAGTTTTAGAAAAACGATGCAAGGAGATATGAAGATAGGCAAATTCTTCTTCGAAACAAGAGATTACGTAAAAGTTATGGCAATATACTATCCAATTTCAATGAATAACGATCTAATAGGAATAATAGATTTAGCGGTTGAAGTTCCACAATACACCTTCTTTGAGAAAAAAATATCAGATTTAATCTTATCAAATAGAAAAATCGATCTACTAAACCTCCTTAAAGCGATAGAGGGTTCCATAAAAAACAGTATGACAATTTTTCACAAAACAGATATTGAAGATTTTCTAATAAATTATATAAAAAATGCAAAAAATATTCTTCAAATTACTATAGTCGATTATAAAGGAAATGTAATAGTTAGCAGTAATAAAAAAATGATCGGTAAAAAAATTAACGAAGAAAAATTAAAAGATAAAGAGCTTATAGAGTTTAACGGAAAACCCGTATATCGTATGATAGTAAAAGATTCCATCTTTGGACAACACACACATAAAAAGCTTCTGCTTCTTATAGACGCAGCTCCTTATAAAGAGAATAAGAAAAGACTTTTAAATACGGCTCTTAGCACTAGTTTAATAGCTCTTTTAATAGCGCTTTTCATAGCTAGAGCAATCTACACGGCCGCTATAAAACAGTCTCAAGAAGAAAAAGAGAGATTGGAAAAACTTGTAAAAGAGAGAACCAAAGAGATAGAGTTGTTGAGTAAAACAGACTCATTAACCGGATTGTGGAACAGAAGATATTTAGAAGAGATGTTAGAGCTAGAGTTTAGAAGAGCAAAAAGATATAAACATCCTGTTTCTATATTAATAGTAGATTTAGATCATTTTAAAAAAATCAACGATACTTACGGGCATTTAGCAGGAGATGAAGTTTTAAAAGAGAGCGCAAAAAGAATACTATCTACCATAAGAGAAACAGATTTTGTAGGAAGATACGGCGGTGAAGAGATAGTTGTGATTTTACCTGAGACAAAACTAGACAAAGCTATAAAAATAGCTGAAAAGATAAAAAAAGCTATCTCAAAAGAACCGATAAAATTTAACTCTAAAGAGATTAAAGTTACCGCAAGTATAGGAATAAGTCAGATTTGTCCTAAACATAAAGACTATTTTGAAGCGTTTTCCGAAGCAGACGAGGCTCTTTATAGGGCTAAGAAAAACGGCAGAAACAGGATAGAGATCTACTCTTCCCAGCCACCTTACACATTTTCGATATAA
- the cysS gene encoding cysteine--tRNA ligase: protein MKIFDSSLKKEVELKPIKNSEIRIYVCGPTVYDDAHLGHARSSIVFDILRRFLIQKGYKVTFMKNFTDIDDKIIKKIKKSGKSLEEITSYYIKRYLEDMEALNVLRADIEPKATKSLDAMFDMIDRLLKKDCAYITRSKDIYFDTSKDNQYCSLSHKCDEETLSRIEPNPQKRNVSDFALWKACKEENDICFDSPYGKGRPGWHIECSAMIYKNLAYKDEEYQIDIHGGGADLLFPHHENEAAQTRCAYGQKLAKYWMHNGFVTISGEKMSKSLGNSFFVKDALKAYDGEILRFYLLSTHYRSSLNFNEEDLLNSKKRLDKIYRLKKRVYGVKASKKDEDFKKRFFAALSEDLNISKALAEIDQFLATSNEYLDKNPKDKAFKQKVSATIELISKVLGVGGKDAYEYFQIGVDQQTKDKIERLIKIRSEAKKTRDFQKADSIREELKEMGINIMDTPEGTLWEKE from the coding sequence ATGAAAATTTTTGATAGCTCTTTAAAGAAAGAGGTGGAACTAAAACCTATAAAAAATAGTGAGATAAGAATTTACGTCTGCGGACCAACTGTTTACGACGATGCACACTTGGGACACGCTAGAAGTTCTATAGTTTTTGATATTTTGAGAAGATTTTTGATTCAAAAAGGCTATAAAGTCACTTTTATGAAAAATTTTACTGATATTGACGATAAAATCATAAAAAAAATAAAGAAAAGCGGTAAGTCTTTAGAAGAGATCACTTCATACTACATAAAAAGATATCTAGAAGATATGGAGGCTTTAAATGTTTTAAGAGCCGATATAGAGCCAAAAGCAACCAAGAGTCTAGATGCAATGTTCGATATGATAGATAGACTTTTAAAAAAAGATTGTGCTTATATAACTAGGAGCAAAGATATCTACTTTGATACTTCAAAAGATAACCAATACTGCTCTTTAAGCCACAAATGCGATGAAGAGACCCTTAGCAGAATCGAACCAAATCCTCAAAAAAGAAATGTGTCCGATTTTGCCTTATGGAAAGCTTGCAAGGAAGAAAATGATATCTGTTTTGACTCTCCTTATGGAAAAGGGCGACCAGGCTGGCATATTGAGTGTTCCGCTATGATATATAAAAATCTTGCTTACAAAGATGAAGAATATCAGATAGACATACATGGAGGAGGAGCGGATCTACTCTTTCCTCACCATGAAAACGAAGCGGCTCAGACTAGATGTGCTTACGGTCAAAAACTTGCCAAATACTGGATGCATAACGGTTTTGTAACCATAAGCGGCGAAAAGATGAGCAAAAGCCTAGGAAACAGTTTTTTTGTAAAAGATGCACTAAAGGCGTATGACGGAGAGATTTTGAGGTTCTATCTGCTATCAACTCACTATAGAAGTAGCCTCAATTTCAACGAAGAGGACTTACTCAATTCAAAAAAGAGACTAGATAAAATTTACAGGCTTAAAAAAAGAGTTTACGGCGTAAAAGCTTCAAAAAAGGATGAGGATTTTAAAAAGAGATTTTTTGCCGCGCTTAGCGAAGATCTAAATATCTCTAAAGCATTAGCCGAGATAGACCAGTTTTTGGCTACATCCAACGAATACCTTGACAAAAATCCAAAGGACAAGGCATTTAAACAAAAAGTTTCCGCTACTATCGAACTTATCTCAAAAGTTTTGGGTGTTGGAGGGAAAGACGCTTACGAATATTTTCAAATAGGCGTAGACCAACAAACAAAAGATAAGATAGAAAGACTCATAAAGATAAGAAGCGAAGCCAAAAAGACAAGAGATTTCCAAAAGGCGGATTCCATAAGAGAAGAACTTAAAGAGATGGGTATAAATATAATGGATACGCCAGAGGGAACTTTATGGGAGAAAGAGTAA
- a CDS encoding ABC transporter ATP-binding protein, with amino-acid sequence MKIVLKRLLPYLKDYKYQLFIAIIGMIATAIGTSASAYLVKPVLDEIFINKDKEMLKILPFLVILMYLLKGGGRFIQTYYTEYIGQDIIRRLRDKMLDSLLLMDMGYFVKQRSGELISRITNDINRIRNVVANMVPELLRESLTIIALTAVVIYQSPKLALYFLVIMPLAIYPLSLLAKRMKKISKKSQEKISDITSHLTEIFNNIEIIKSNVSEKKELERFKEHNSHFFNITMKSVKTSELVSPLMEVLGAIVVALVIIVGGNEVIEGKMSVGSFFSFMTALFMLYTPIKKVSTIYNKLQDAIAASERIFEIIDLKPTIKVNKNKFKEQIKDIKFENVSLYYDDKRALDNVSFTAKKREVIALVGDSGGGKSSIVNLLVRFYDPSRGRVLFNDKDIKDFDVKSIRKKIALVTQRIYIFRDTIAQNVAYGEDFEKERVIEALKLANAYEFVEQMEKGIYTELDEFGANLSGGQRQRIALARAIYKNPEVLILDEATSALDTKSEQKIQEALKNITKNKITFIVAHRLSTIQNADKILVMSKGKKICEGKHNELIKSCEEYQKLHNIFQN; translated from the coding sequence TTGAAGATAGTTTTAAAAAGACTCCTGCCCTATTTAAAAGATTACAAATATCAGCTTTTCATTGCCATTATAGGAATGATAGCTACGGCTATAGGCACCAGCGCTTCGGCGTATCTGGTAAAGCCCGTTTTGGATGAGATTTTTATCAACAAAGACAAAGAGATGCTTAAAATCTTGCCCTTTCTTGTAATATTGATGTATCTATTAAAGGGCGGGGGAAGATTTATACAGACCTACTACACGGAGTATATAGGCCAAGATATCATAAGAAGACTTAGAGACAAAATGCTCGATTCTTTACTTTTGATGGATATGGGATATTTTGTCAAACAAAGAAGCGGAGAACTAATAAGTAGAATAACCAACGACATAAACAGAATCAGAAACGTCGTAGCCAATATGGTTCCGGAACTCTTAAGAGAGTCTCTCACCATCATAGCTTTAACGGCCGTCGTTATCTATCAAAGCCCAAAACTTGCTTTATATTTTTTAGTTATTATGCCTTTAGCTATCTATCCTCTATCGCTTTTGGCAAAAAGGATGAAAAAGATCTCAAAAAAATCCCAAGAGAAGATTTCAGACATCACCTCTCATTTAACCGAGATTTTCAACAATATCGAAATTATCAAATCTAACGTTAGCGAAAAAAAAGAGCTTGAAAGATTTAAAGAGCATAATAGTCACTTTTTCAATATCACTATGAAAAGCGTAAAAACAAGCGAACTTGTAAGCCCTCTTATGGAAGTTTTGGGAGCCATTGTGGTTGCCTTAGTTATTATTGTCGGCGGTAACGAGGTTATAGAAGGAAAAATGAGTGTCGGCTCATTTTTCTCTTTTATGACTGCCCTTTTTATGCTCTATACCCCTATAAAAAAGGTTTCTACCATTTACAACAAACTTCAAGACGCTATTGCGGCTAGTGAGAGAATTTTTGAGATAATCGACTTAAAACCGACTATCAAAGTTAACAAAAACAAGTTTAAAGAACAGATAAAAGATATAAAATTTGAAAATGTCTCTTTGTATTACGATGATAAAAGGGCTCTTGATAATGTAAGCTTTACCGCTAAAAAGAGAGAAGTAATTGCTCTTGTGGGTGATAGCGGCGGCGGGAAGAGTTCTATCGTTAATCTTTTGGTAAGATTTTACGATCCAAGCAGAGGAAGAGTACTTTTTAACGACAAAGATATCAAAGATTTTGATGTCAAAAGTATAAGAAAAAAGATAGCTCTCGTAACACAACGAATCTATATCTTTAGAGACACTATAGCCCAAAATGTTGCTTATGGAGAAGATTTTGAGAAAGAGAGGGTTATAGAAGCTTTAAAGTTGGCAAACGCTTATGAGTTCGTCGAACAGATGGAAAAGGGTATTTATACTGAACTTGACGAATTTGGTGCGAACTTAAGCGGAGGACAAAGACAAAGAATAGCCCTAGCCCGCGCAATTTACAAAAATCCTGAAGTATTAATACTTGATGAAGCCACCAGTGCTCTTGATACCAAAAGCGAACAAAAGATTCAAGAAGCACTGAAAAATATCACAAAAAACAAAATCACATTTATAGTAGCCCATAGACTTAGCACCATTCAAAACGCAGATAAAATCTTAGTTATGTCAAAAGGTAAAAAAATATGCGAAGGAAAACATAATGAACTTATAAAAAGCTGCGAAGAGTATCAAAAACTACATAATATTTTTCAAAATTGA
- a CDS encoding quinone-dependent dihydroorotate dehydrogenase — MFDYYDLRKFIFMFDPETAHDIVEKFLKSADYFPTLFNPFIEKNFIDDKRLNQKIFGKTFLNPVGLGAGFDKNATMVRAMLAFGFGFTEIGTVTPKPQSGNPKPRLFRYPQYESIQNAMGFNNDGMYEVAKRVRKLYPFAIPIGVNIGKNKTTPQSEALKDYEKLINQFKELCDYMVINISSPNTPGLRDLQNEKFIKELFLMAKDITDKPILLKIAPDMEIQQAIDLTSMAVENGADGIIATNTTIDYTLIKNAKDFGGISGKVLKKKSFEIFKAISKELFGKTLLISVGGVDSAKEAYKRLKAGASLVQVYTALIFKGPSLIKNINEGILRLMESNGYKNIEEVIGADLK; from the coding sequence ATGTTTGACTATTACGATTTAAGAAAATTTATATTTATGTTTGATCCGGAAACGGCTCACGATATCGTAGAGAAGTTCTTAAAAAGCGCCGACTATTTCCCTACTCTTTTCAATCCTTTCATAGAAAAAAATTTCATAGACGACAAAAGGCTAAACCAAAAAATTTTTGGAAAAACGTTTTTAAACCCCGTAGGGCTTGGAGCGGGTTTTGATAAAAACGCAACTATGGTTAGAGCGATGCTCGCTTTTGGTTTTGGATTTACTGAGATCGGAACGGTTACACCAAAACCTCAAAGCGGCAATCCAAAACCAAGACTATTTAGATACCCCCAATATGAATCGATTCAAAACGCTATGGGTTTTAACAACGACGGAATGTATGAAGTGGCAAAAAGGGTAAGAAAACTCTACCCTTTTGCTATACCAATAGGCGTTAATATAGGAAAAAACAAAACCACTCCCCAAAGCGAAGCTTTGAAGGACTATGAAAAACTTATAAATCAGTTTAAAGAGCTTTGTGATTATATGGTGATAAATATCTCCTCTCCAAATACACCGGGTCTTAGAGACCTTCAAAACGAAAAATTCATAAAAGAGCTATTTTTAATGGCAAAAGATATAACCGATAAACCTATTTTATTAAAAATAGCACCAGATATGGAGATTCAACAAGCTATCGACCTTACATCTATGGCCGTTGAAAATGGTGCAGACGGTATAATAGCTACAAACACGACTATCGACTATACTCTTATAAAAAATGCGAAAGATTTTGGCGGAATAAGCGGAAAAGTTTTAAAGAAAAAGAGTTTTGAGATATTCAAAGCAATATCTAAAGAGCTTTTCGGTAAAACTCTACTTATAAGCGTAGGTGGGGTGGATTCTGCCAAAGAGGCCTACAAAAGACTAAAAGCGGGAGCATCTTTGGTTCAGGTTTACACAGCACTCATTTTCAAAGGACCCTCTTTGATAAAAAATATAAACGAAGGTATTTTGAGGCTTATGGAGAGTAACGGATATAAAAATATAGAAGAAGTTATCGGAGCAGATCTAAAATGA
- a CDS encoding M16 family metallopeptidase: protein MGSSLPKYYEKTLKNGLKVVAIPMKNNSNVITTNIFYKVGSRNEVLGKTGIAHMLEHLNFKSTKNLKAGEFDQIVKSFGGVDNASTGFDYTHYFIKSSAQNLDKSLELFAELMENLTLKDEEFQPERQVVAEERRWRTDNNPVGYLYFRLFNNTYIYHPYHWTPIGFMNDILNWTIEDIKEFHKIYYQPKNAIIVVAGDVDKDEVFKKAQKYFEHIKNCCDIPKVHQIEPKQDGEKRVIVYKPSEVEMIAIAYHIPNFAHQDQFALSAIASLLSDGKSSRLYKKLVDEKKMINQLYAYNMDLKDPGVFLFMAVCNPGIKAEEVESEILEEIEKIKRGEIDKEELEKIKINTKADFIFSLENSSNVADIFGSYFARGDIEPLLHYEENIDKLTPKILQEVAKKHFYKENSTTVILRKEKR from the coding sequence ATGGGCAGCAGTTTACCAAAATATTACGAAAAAACACTAAAAAACGGACTCAAAGTAGTAGCGATACCAATGAAAAACAACTCAAACGTTATAACTACCAACATCTTTTATAAAGTTGGAAGCAGAAACGAAGTTTTAGGTAAAACCGGTATCGCTCATATGCTTGAACATCTCAATTTCAAATCTACAAAAAATCTTAAAGCCGGAGAGTTTGACCAGATAGTCAAGAGTTTCGGCGGAGTAGATAACGCGTCCACTGGATTTGATTATACCCACTACTTCATAAAATCAAGCGCTCAAAATCTTGATAAATCCCTTGAACTATTTGCCGAACTTATGGAGAACTTGACGCTTAAAGATGAAGAGTTTCAACCGGAGCGCCAAGTAGTAGCCGAAGAGAGACGATGGAGAACGGACAACAATCCAGTGGGATATCTCTATTTTAGGCTATTTAATAACACTTATATCTATCATCCATACCACTGGACTCCCATAGGTTTTATGAATGATATTTTAAATTGGACTATAGAAGATATAAAAGAGTTTCACAAAATCTACTATCAGCCCAAAAACGCAATCATCGTAGTTGCGGGTGATGTGGATAAAGATGAAGTTTTTAAAAAAGCCCAAAAATATTTTGAACATATTAAAAACTGCTGCGATATACCAAAAGTACACCAAATTGAACCGAAACAAGATGGAGAAAAAAGAGTAATCGTCTATAAACCCAGTGAAGTAGAGATGATAGCCATAGCGTACCATATACCAAACTTTGCACATCAAGATCAATTTGCCCTATCGGCCATCGCATCTTTGTTAAGTGACGGGAAAAGCAGCAGACTATACAAAAAACTTGTTGATGAGAAGAAGATGATAAATCAGCTTTACGCTTACAATATGGATCTAAAAGATCCTGGTGTCTTCTTGTTTATGGCTGTTTGTAACCCTGGAATCAAAGCTGAAGAGGTAGAGAGTGAGATTTTAGAAGAGATAGAAAAAATAAAAAGAGGCGAAATAGATAAAGAGGAGCTTGAAAAGATCAAGATAAACACAAAAGCAGACTTTATCTTCTCTTTGGAAAACTCAAGTAACGTAGCTGATATCTTCGGAAGCTATTTTGCAAGAGGAGATATTGAGCCGTTATTACATTATGAGGAAAATATTGATAAACTAACGCCTAAAATTTTACAAGAGGTTGCAAAAAAACACTTTTATAAAGAAAACTCTACAACAGTGATTTTGAGAAAGGAAAAGAGATGA
- the dapA gene encoding 4-hydroxy-tetrahydrodipicolinate synthase: MRKLKGAMTALITPFKNGKIDEAKYAELIQRQINNMIDVVVPVGTTGESATLTHDEHKRCIEIAVEVCKGTDTKVMAGAGSNSTAEAMDLASFAQKAGADAILSVSPYYNKPTQEGIYKHYKAIAESVDIPVLLYNVPGRTSVDIAPETVFRLFDEIENIYGIKEATGSIERCVELLAKRPELYVISGDDAINYPIIANGGMGCISVTANILPDKISTLIHAGIAGQFDTAKMINDELFNINKVLFCESNPIPIKAAMYIAGLLETLEYRLPLVPPSSENMKKIEEVLKKYEIVR; this comes from the coding sequence ATGAGAAAGCTTAAAGGTGCAATGACGGCGCTAATAACGCCATTTAAAAACGGCAAAATAGACGAAGCTAAATATGCTGAACTTATACAAAGACAGATAAACAATATGATTGATGTTGTTGTCCCTGTAGGAACTACGGGAGAAAGCGCAACATTAACTCACGATGAGCATAAAAGATGTATAGAAATAGCCGTAGAGGTATGTAAAGGTACGGATACTAAAGTTATGGCGGGAGCTGGCAGTAACTCTACTGCCGAAGCTATGGATCTTGCAAGCTTTGCTCAAAAAGCGGGAGCCGATGCAATTCTTAGCGTATCGCCATATTACAACAAGCCTACTCAAGAAGGAATCTATAAACACTATAAAGCTATAGCCGAATCTGTAGACATCCCCGTACTTTTATATAACGTTCCTGGAAGAACCTCCGTAGATATCGCTCCAGAAACGGTATTTAGGCTATTTGACGAAATAGAAAATATCTACGGAATAAAAGAGGCGACGGGCTCGATTGAGAGATGTGTAGAACTTTTGGCAAAAAGACCAGAACTTTACGTTATAAGCGGGGATGATGCTATAAACTACCCCATAATAGCAAATGGTGGAATGGGATGTATATCCGTTACGGCAAACATCTTGCCAGATAAGATCTCCACTCTTATTCATGCAGGAATAGCCGGGCAGTTCGATACCGCAAAAATGATAAACGATGAGCTTTTCAATATCAATAAAGTTTTATTTTGTGAAAGCAACCCTATACCTATAAAAGCCGCAATGTATATCGCCGGACTTTTAGAAACGTTGGAGTATAGACTGCCTCTTGTTCCCCCAAGCAGTGAAAATATGAAAAAGATCGAAGAAGTTTTGAAAAAATATGAAATAGTGAGGTAA